The Clostridia bacterium genome window below encodes:
- a CDS encoding S-layer homology domain-containing protein: MRAVPKRLCTAAISVVLILAVAASAAFAAPAVAPTDVPKDHWAYDAVTMLVNKGYMGVYESGQFRGEDPVSRYLLAFVVARFLRDAETGRTSLSDQDMEIVRQVSTNLRDELSVMQARLAEIEKAASDAKSGIAITNDSLARVARQYAEISVKLEDQRKQLSLEIVKTADLADQRLAAAIADAKAEAQDRLKLDSRVTAELTNMTKSVVANKSQIDAAAAQIASTQARQESLSLSLDGALKSIEAMRAWAAAAMQEETRARGDADAALDAAFLARLATERAECTKDIDQLRGQLSATKAELSSTIASAQAGAEAGLNDEARARASGDEKLSLDLGGLRLALMAKDDELAKGLSLSMSAMTKELDDRDAALSAAISKAVADYTTALGAERRAREDALAQWASSFSRGQEELKSSTAASLSAAIDSERTERGVADDRLSLSLSGFRAEYDAYVKAAADASAALAGQLDAEKLAREAGDELLGKAVADAMAAVSSEQQARAKEDGALASKIGAEIAALGLSLDSKYEALAKRDGELYEAITASTGDLSAKIADSTNAERQAREAGDARLASEAASMASALRAEMGAVASEGSKALAATSDSLASRIGLEEQARLDEMKKLREDLASAGTKMADLDQKAALADAAIISTLQAESVRIDAVNADLVSIRKSIEDLRAYTARVEADLAAMSDRTSKDYSEQRAALSELSASLDQTAKSITDRIVKNEAEALKTSAKVIENAMLIRDAADLLGKTRDSLNRTSLSLSEAQASIQSINTRIASIDERLASMERMMQGSVDELKKRFADDLVAERWEAEAREIKLQSRIEELEGRVGRLEGLKAEADAAAAKGGSAGLWIGLAAAAALIAVLIGSGSK; the protein is encoded by the coding sequence ATGAGAGCGGTCCCAAAGCGGCTGTGCACGGCGGCAATAAGCGTGGTGCTGATCCTTGCCGTGGCGGCGTCGGCCGCGTTCGCGGCGCCTGCGGTTGCGCCCACCGACGTGCCAAAGGATCACTGGGCATATGACGCAGTCACAATGCTTGTTAACAAGGGCTACATGGGAGTGTACGAGTCCGGCCAGTTTAGAGGAGAGGATCCCGTAAGCAGGTACCTTCTTGCCTTCGTAGTTGCGCGGTTCCTTCGAGATGCGGAGACCGGACGCACCTCTCTTTCAGATCAGGACATGGAGATCGTTCGGCAGGTATCGACGAATCTCCGCGACGAGCTTTCGGTGATGCAGGCGCGGCTAGCTGAGATAGAGAAGGCAGCCTCCGACGCGAAGAGCGGCATTGCCATCACCAATGACAGCCTCGCCAGGGTGGCGCGGCAGTACGCCGAGATATCGGTGAAACTGGAAGATCAGCGAAAGCAGCTGTCCCTGGAGATCGTGAAGACTGCGGACCTGGCTGACCAGCGGCTCGCTGCTGCTATTGCAGACGCCAAGGCTGAAGCTCAGGATAGGCTGAAACTTGATTCGCGGGTCACGGCTGAACTGACGAACATGACGAAGTCGGTTGTAGCCAACAAATCCCAGATCGATGCGGCTGCAGCCCAGATCGCTTCCACCCAGGCCCGTCAGGAGTCTCTCTCTCTCTCTCTGGATGGGGCACTGAAGTCCATCGAAGCCATGCGGGCTTGGGCTGCGGCGGCCATGCAGGAGGAAACCAGGGCAAGAGGGGATGCAGATGCGGCTCTCGACGCTGCCTTCCTGGCCAGGCTGGCTACAGAACGTGCGGAATGTACGAAAGACATTGATCAACTCAGAGGGCAGCTCTCAGCGACTAAGGCCGAGCTGTCTTCCACCATAGCCTCAGCACAGGCTGGGGCTGAAGCCGGCCTGAACGATGAAGCTCGTGCCCGCGCATCGGGAGACGAGAAGCTCTCGCTGGACCTAGGCGGGCTCCGCCTCGCCCTGATGGCCAAGGATGATGAGCTCGCCAAGGGGCTCAGTCTATCGATGAGCGCCATGACGAAGGAACTCGATGATCGCGACGCGGCGCTATCCGCCGCGATTTCGAAAGCAGTCGCCGATTACACCACCGCGCTCGGAGCTGAGCGCAGGGCGCGTGAGGATGCACTGGCACAATGGGCGTCGAGCTTCAGTCGGGGGCAGGAAGAGCTGAAGAGCTCAACCGCTGCATCGCTTTCAGCGGCGATCGACTCAGAGAGAACCGAGCGCGGCGTGGCGGATGACAGGCTCTCGCTGTCTCTCTCGGGATTCCGGGCCGAGTATGACGCCTACGTGAAGGCAGCAGCCGATGCCTCTGCCGCGCTAGCAGGGCAGCTCGATGCGGAGAAGCTCGCGCGTGAAGCAGGCGATGAGCTCCTTGGTAAGGCCGTTGCCGACGCGATGGCCGCGGTAAGCTCGGAGCAGCAGGCCCGTGCCAAGGAGGATGGAGCATTGGCTTCGAAGATTGGCGCCGAAATCGCTGCTCTAGGCCTCAGTTTGGACAGCAAATACGAAGCCCTCGCGAAGCGGGATGGGGAGCTGTACGAGGCGATCACCGCCTCCACAGGGGATCTGTCTGCGAAGATCGCAGATTCCACCAACGCGGAGCGCCAGGCGAGAGAAGCCGGAGACGCAAGGCTAGCCTCGGAGGCAGCTTCCATGGCCAGTGCACTTCGGGCCGAGATGGGCGCAGTTGCTTCTGAAGGATCGAAGGCCCTTGCAGCCACATCCGATTCTCTGGCGTCAAGGATCGGCCTTGAGGAGCAGGCGCGCCTCGATGAGATGAAGAAGCTGCGCGAGGATTTGGCTTCTGCAGGAACCAAGATGGCAGACCTCGACCAGAAGGCGGCGCTGGCAGATGCTGCAATCATCTCCACGCTGCAGGCGGAGAGCGTGCGCATCGATGCGGTTAACGCCGACCTCGTCTCCATTCGCAAGAGCATCGAGGACCTTCGCGCCTACACGGCTCGCGTGGAAGCGGACCTGGCAGCTATGTCGGACAGGACTAGCAAGGATTACTCTGAGCAGCGTGCAGCGCTGTCGGAGCTGTCCGCGTCCCTAGACCAGACCGCCAAGTCCATCACCGATAGGATCGTGAAGAACGAAGCGGAGGCATTGAAGACCAGCGCCAAGGTGATCGAGAACGCAATGCTGATCCGCGACGCAGCTGATCTCCTTGGGAAGACCCGCGATTCGCTTAACCGCACATCACTCTCGCTTTCCGAGGCGCAGGCATCGATTCAGAGCATCAACACCAGAATAGCCTCCATCGATGAGCGCCTCGCTAGCATGGAACGGATGATGCAAGGCAGTGTGGACGAACTGAAGAAGAGGTTCGCCGATGACCTTGTGGCCGAGAGATGGGAAGCAGAGGCACGTGAGATCAAGCTGCAATCCCGTATCGAAGAGCTGGAAGGTCGAGTAGGCAGGCTTGAGGGGCTGAAGGCCGAAGCGGACGCCGCCGCTGCTAAGGGCGGTTCAGCAGGGCTCTGGATCGGATTGGCCGCTGCTGCTGCGCTGATCGCAGTGCTGATCGGCTCGGGATCCAAGTAG
- a CDS encoding cohesin domain-containing protein — MRLSWRTWLAATFTALAMVFLSLSCSHCAAASEAPAAPIAVQNQFIKIIVNSGPNEAGRFGVETTGGDPRNSGDDGLPLIYGRPTPWTSYTTVKIDDTDWVFGGKTTRRAGRAGRYGEAVEAPKASGDKIVCSYRLGDILVTQELSFVKSPTTRYADTARVHYTVENVGNMTRSVGLRVLLDTMLGANDGAPLRAGESAIITDTILSGSEIPDYWQAFDSIVDPSITSQATMIGGELTPPSRVSFSNWGNYADRLWDAQMEAGKPFKRELEADLDSAAAMYWDPAFLAPGEVRHYVTYYGLGAITLAPGRLALGLTSPAEVGLAPSGVGSFLAVAYIHNTGEGPAHDVETSIVLPLGFTLAEGQKQSRTIGDMEPGQVSQAAWQVVADWGGVGRSSLVVQVSASNADSNRASREIEVVGPPSLLAYMIPQDPLRVQGERRFPWPVRARLHVENTGGSTAYWVRVIMDSIGGFSLGNGDSRELLIGHIEARESEEVTWTLSGEPAPGTHTISATAKAPGLKDSTGSIRLQVPELLPKIWLAPTPSQAAAGSVVTVEVMVTNLPDLQSISFDLRYDPKLLDIAMVSAGSLFVDGNEVRGFSEGEPWSTPGLVSDVGGTLSAPMNAWGSAARVYFIAKGFGNAVLVVENVVVSSSSGAQMKLVPDPCVVQVSR, encoded by the coding sequence ATGCGGTTATCCTGGAGAACATGGCTGGCGGCGACGTTCACTGCGCTGGCCATGGTGTTTCTCTCTCTATCGTGTAGCCACTGTGCGGCGGCAAGCGAAGCTCCTGCCGCTCCAATTGCAGTGCAGAACCAGTTCATCAAGATAATCGTGAACTCCGGCCCAAACGAGGCGGGCAGATTCGGGGTGGAGACGACAGGCGGAGACCCGCGGAACTCTGGCGACGATGGGCTGCCGCTCATATATGGCAGACCGACGCCATGGACTTCGTACACCACCGTGAAGATCGATGATACGGATTGGGTGTTCGGCGGCAAGACCACCCGCAGGGCCGGCAGGGCCGGTAGGTATGGAGAGGCGGTGGAGGCTCCGAAGGCCTCAGGCGACAAGATCGTTTGCTCCTATCGGCTAGGAGACATCCTGGTCACCCAGGAATTGTCCTTCGTCAAGAGCCCCACGACAAGGTATGCCGACACCGCCCGTGTCCACTACACGGTCGAGAATGTGGGGAACATGACCCGCAGCGTCGGACTGCGCGTGCTCCTCGACACCATGCTTGGGGCGAATGACGGTGCGCCGCTTCGTGCAGGAGAATCGGCGATCATCACCGACACCATCCTGTCTGGATCCGAGATCCCCGATTACTGGCAGGCCTTTGATTCCATTGTGGACCCCTCCATCACGTCACAGGCGACGATGATAGGCGGGGAGCTCACACCGCCTTCGAGGGTGTCCTTCTCGAACTGGGGCAACTACGCTGACAGGCTGTGGGATGCTCAGATGGAAGCGGGGAAGCCCTTCAAGCGAGAACTCGAGGCCGACCTGGATTCCGCAGCCGCGATGTACTGGGATCCGGCGTTCCTGGCGCCAGGTGAGGTGCGCCATTACGTTACATACTACGGATTGGGCGCCATTACGCTCGCCCCGGGCAGGCTGGCTCTTGGGCTCACCTCCCCTGCAGAAGTGGGGCTTGCGCCCTCGGGGGTAGGTTCATTCCTCGCTGTCGCATACATCCACAATACTGGAGAAGGGCCTGCTCACGACGTAGAGACGAGCATTGTGCTCCCTCTCGGGTTCACTCTGGCCGAAGGGCAGAAGCAGTCGCGAACCATTGGCGACATGGAGCCCGGGCAGGTATCACAGGCAGCGTGGCAGGTTGTAGCCGATTGGGGCGGCGTAGGCCGATCATCTCTGGTGGTGCAGGTGTCTGCGAGCAACGCCGACTCCAACCGTGCATCCAGAGAGATCGAAGTGGTTGGGCCGCCGAGCCTGCTCGCCTACATGATCCCCCAGGATCCCCTCCGCGTGCAGGGGGAGAGGCGTTTCCCCTGGCCGGTCCGAGCGCGACTGCACGTGGAGAACACCGGCGGATCCACTGCCTACTGGGTACGGGTCATTATGGACTCAATAGGTGGTTTCTCACTCGGCAATGGCGACTCCAGAGAACTCCTCATAGGGCACATCGAGGCGAGAGAGAGTGAGGAGGTAACGTGGACGCTCTCAGGCGAACCCGCACCGGGTACGCACACGATCAGCGCGACAGCGAAGGCGCCGGGCTTGAAGGACTCGACAGGCAGCATCCGCCTGCAAGTTCCAGAGCTTCTCCCGAAGATCTGGCTTGCCCCGACTCCATCGCAGGCAGCGGCTGGGAGTGTGGTCACGGTGGAGGTGATGGTCACTAACCTCCCGGATCTTCAGTCAATCAGCTTCGATCTGCGATACGACCCGAAGCTTCTGGATATCGCAATGGTGTCTGCCGGGTCGCTGTTCGTTGACGGCAATGAGGTGCGAGGCTTCTCCGAAGGCGAACCGTGGAGCACGCCGGGGCTGGTGAGCGATGTTGGAGGAACGCTGTCGGCGCCGATGAACGCATGGGGAAGCGCCGCTAGGGTTTACTTCATTGCTAAGGGATTCGGAAACGCAGTCCTCGTGGTGGAGAATGTGGTTGTGAGCAGCAGTTCGGGCGCACAGATGAAGCTTGTCCCAGACCCTTGCGTGGTGCAGGTGTCACGTTAG
- a CDS encoding biopolymer transporter ExbD produces the protein MFENSRRGRRLRVEILPMIDIMFYLVLFFMVFGTFRTETAGMPLELPRAATAKDLREQHLVVGVDAEGRIYFDDRILSDEDLTRILVPRLRAEADRLVIVKADKSVRYERLIQTIDAIRKAGGAHLALAVERAPQAGGGGQ, from the coding sequence ATGTTCGAGAACAGCCGCAGGGGGCGCCGTCTGCGGGTCGAGATCCTGCCGATGATCGACATCATGTTCTACTTGGTCCTGTTCTTCATGGTGTTTGGCACATTCCGGACTGAGACCGCCGGAATGCCACTCGAGCTCCCCAGAGCCGCCACTGCAAAGGATCTGAGAGAGCAGCACCTAGTGGTCGGGGTTGATGCCGAGGGGCGCATCTACTTCGACGATCGCATCTTGTCAGACGAGGATCTGACGCGGATCCTGGTTCCCCGGCTGAGGGCGGAAGCTGATCGGCTTGTGATCGTCAAAGCGGACAAATCCGTCAGATACGAACGGCTCATTCAGACCATCGATGCCATTCGAAAGGCGGGAGGCGCCCACCTTGCGCTTGCTGTGGAGCGCGCACCGCAGGCTGGCGGTGGTGGACAATGA
- a CDS encoding MotA/TolQ/ExbB proton channel family protein — MLKYISMGGPVMYPIILCSVIGLAVSIDKLIQLVFIPANSETLMRTVKAHLSQGQAVEAMQAAKAARGPVAALARTAIAAYGKPRQYIKDSLELTGREEISAMERRMSILDGLVTLAPLLGLLGTVTGLIRSFQVLSAFANLTTPAQLSGGIGEAMITTAAGLIVAAPLMAMYTWLSIRIDDRILDMERRVVELISITAGPDGGAN, encoded by the coding sequence ATGCTCAAGTACATATCGATGGGTGGACCGGTCATGTACCCGATCATCCTCTGCTCTGTGATCGGTCTGGCCGTCTCCATCGACAAGCTTATTCAGCTCGTGTTCATACCAGCCAATTCAGAAACCCTGATGCGCACCGTCAAGGCGCACCTATCGCAGGGGCAGGCCGTTGAGGCGATGCAGGCGGCCAAGGCCGCCAGAGGCCCAGTGGCAGCTCTGGCCCGCACGGCAATAGCCGCGTACGGCAAGCCGAGGCAGTACATCAAGGACTCTCTGGAGCTTACTGGCAGAGAGGAGATCTCCGCGATGGAGCGGAGAATGAGCATCCTCGATGGGCTTGTCACTTTGGCGCCTCTTCTAGGACTTCTCGGCACTGTAACCGGGCTAATAAGGAGCTTCCAGGTTCTCTCCGCTTTTGCGAACCTCACGACACCTGCCCAGCTATCAGGGGGAATCGGAGAGGCGATGATAACTACCGCGGCTGGCCTGATCGTTGCGGCCCCGCTCATGGCGATGTACACGTGGCTCTCAATTAGGATTGATGATCGAATCCTCGACATGGAGAGGCGCGTGGTCGAGCTCATCTCGATCACCGCCGGGCCGGACGGGGGGGCCAACTGA
- a CDS encoding FAD-binding oxidoreductase, translating into MSRNSADVVVIGAGVVGASVAFELARAGCKNVVLIEKATPAAGSTGRCGAGVRQQFGTRHNCILAREAVRIFEKMDEYLDYRPGVEFRQSGYLMVAYSDHEWNQFKKNVELERSLDIDVKTLTPEEARGIVPFLSLDRLVGATFCQEDGHANPFHTTFAYVQAARRLGVEVQTHTSVIGIETSSDRIQAVVTDKGRISTNTVVNCAGARSGEIASMAGIDLPVYGERHQILITEPVNACMGPMVISFHHDFYCQQTPHGSFIMGVGMPGEPKSFNIRSSVEFLDEMARKLVTILPPLAELRVVRQWAGLYDRSPDAQPILGECPPVHGFYNANGFSGHGFMLAPIVGVLLSELILTGKTSIPISMLDAGRFARGELVLEPTVVG; encoded by the coding sequence ATGAGTAGGAACAGCGCTGATGTTGTAGTGATCGGCGCCGGCGTGGTAGGCGCCTCAGTCGCCTTCGAGCTCGCCCGTGCGGGCTGCAAGAACGTGGTCCTGATCGAGAAGGCGACTCCCGCCGCAGGATCCACCGGAAGGTGCGGAGCGGGAGTGAGGCAGCAGTTCGGGACCAGGCACAACTGCATCCTGGCCCGGGAGGCTGTTCGGATCTTCGAGAAGATGGACGAGTATCTCGATTACCGGCCGGGTGTGGAGTTCCGGCAGAGCGGTTACCTCATGGTCGCATACTCCGACCACGAGTGGAACCAGTTCAAGAAGAACGTCGAGCTTGAACGGAGCCTCGACATCGATGTGAAAACGCTGACACCCGAAGAGGCCAGGGGCATCGTGCCTTTTCTATCCCTCGACAGGCTTGTTGGGGCTACGTTCTGTCAGGAAGACGGGCATGCGAACCCATTTCATACCACATTCGCCTACGTGCAGGCGGCTCGCCGCCTTGGCGTTGAGGTTCAGACCCACACCAGTGTGATCGGCATAGAGACATCAAGTGATAGGATTCAGGCGGTGGTCACCGACAAGGGCAGGATCAGCACCAATACGGTCGTGAACTGCGCCGGAGCTCGATCCGGCGAGATTGCGTCCATGGCGGGCATCGACCTTCCCGTGTATGGCGAACGCCATCAGATCCTTATCACCGAGCCTGTGAATGCATGCATGGGTCCGATGGTGATCTCATTCCATCACGACTTCTACTGCCAGCAAACACCTCACGGCAGCTTCATTATGGGAGTTGGGATGCCAGGTGAGCCGAAGAGCTTCAATATCCGCTCTTCTGTGGAATTCCTGGATGAGATGGCCCGGAAGCTCGTGACGATTCTGCCGCCCCTCGCCGAACTCCGCGTGGTGCGGCAGTGGGCCGGGCTGTATGATCGGTCTCCCGATGCCCAGCCGATCCTAGGAGAGTGCCCCCCGGTTCACGGCTTCTACAATGCGAATGGCTTCTCGGGCCACGGCTTCATGCTTGCTCCCATCGTTGGGGTGCTCCTTTCAGAGCTTATACTTACGGGGAAGACGTCGATCCCCATCAGCATGCTCGATGCCGGCAGATTTGCAAGAGGAGAACTGGTCTTGGAGCCAACCGTGGTCGGATAG
- a CDS encoding (2Fe-2S)-binding protein, translating into MSEAPNRADENTIICRCEDITLAEIRRLIAQGYHSIDEIKRVSRAGMGQCQGRTCRQLIARELANALGVKIEDVEMPTFRPPSRPVMISTIAKGEEGEGDE; encoded by the coding sequence ATGAGCGAGGCGCCGAACCGGGCGGATGAGAACACCATTATATGCCGTTGTGAGGACATTACGCTGGCGGAGATTCGCCGCCTGATCGCTCAGGGGTATCATAGCATTGATGAGATTAAGCGGGTCTCCCGCGCTGGAATGGGCCAGTGCCAGGGCAGGACCTGTAGGCAGCTGATTGCGAGGGAACTCGCGAATGCTCTAGGAGTGAAAATCGAAGATGTTGAGATGCCCACGTTCAGGCCGCCGTCAAGGCCGGTCATGATATCGACTATCGCCAAGGGAGAGGAAGGCGAAGGCGATGAGTAG
- a CDS encoding FAD/NAD(P)-binding oxidoreductase, with the protein MREYDIAVVGAGPAGLAAALACADAGAKTLVIDSSDVPGGQLVKQTHKFFGSERQFAGTRGIRIPGIFADKLAHHPNVETMWGANASGYYDSGVLTIENDRQFVKVKPKRLILATGAAEKSLAFENNDIPGVYGAGAVQTLMNVYGVVPGDRVLMIGAGNIGLIVSYQLLQAHVNVVAVLEAAPCIGGYLVHASKLRRAGVPIMTSHTVVKALGDDCVRGAVTVELDSRWLPVPGAEREVKCDVICLAVGLTPLVDLLWQTDCQMRYVPVLGGHVPVRDGNMRTSNPAVYVAGDAGGVEEASSAMISGEIAGICAAKSLGFERSGSVERLAQLKADLAAIRSGPTGQKICDGVSCATVCEGGWQ; encoded by the coding sequence TTGAGAGAGTACGATATCGCCGTAGTAGGCGCTGGCCCAGCGGGGCTTGCAGCCGCGTTGGCCTGTGCCGACGCTGGTGCGAAAACGCTGGTGATCGACTCTAGCGACGTCCCTGGAGGTCAGCTGGTCAAGCAGACCCACAAGTTCTTCGGTTCGGAGAGGCAGTTCGCAGGAACGCGCGGGATTAGGATCCCTGGCATATTCGCCGATAAGCTCGCGCACCACCCGAACGTAGAGACCATGTGGGGCGCCAACGCCTCCGGCTACTACGACTCCGGTGTGCTCACTATCGAGAACGACAGGCAATTCGTGAAGGTGAAGCCGAAGCGGCTCATACTCGCCACTGGAGCAGCTGAGAAATCCCTGGCCTTCGAGAACAACGATATTCCAGGTGTGTACGGAGCAGGCGCAGTCCAGACCCTCATGAACGTATACGGCGTCGTCCCTGGGGATCGGGTGCTGATGATCGGCGCCGGCAACATCGGCCTGATCGTCAGTTACCAGCTGCTTCAGGCCCATGTGAATGTTGTGGCAGTGTTGGAAGCGGCGCCGTGTATCGGCGGATACCTGGTTCACGCGTCCAAGCTCAGAAGAGCCGGCGTGCCGATAATGACATCTCACACCGTGGTCAAAGCGCTAGGCGATGATTGCGTGCGCGGCGCTGTCACGGTGGAGCTCGATAGCCGTTGGCTGCCCGTGCCAGGCGCCGAACGTGAGGTCAAGTGCGATGTGATATGTCTCGCTGTCGGCCTCACTCCCTTGGTGGATCTTCTGTGGCAAACCGACTGCCAGATGAGGTACGTCCCAGTTCTGGGCGGCCACGTTCCTGTTCGCGACGGGAATATGCGCACATCAAACCCAGCGGTGTACGTGGCAGGGGACGCGGGCGGGGTGGAGGAAGCAAGCTCTGCGATGATCAGTGGAGAGATCGCGGGAATATGTGCGGCCAAATCCCTTGGCTTCGAGCGCTCCGGCAGCGTCGAACGCCTCGCGCAGCTGAAAGCGGACCTTGCAGCGATACGCTCCGGCCCCACGGGGCAGAAGATATGCGACGGCGTTAGCTGCGCCACGGTATGCGAGGGGGGCTGGCAATGA
- a CDS encoding (2Fe-2S)-binding protein, which translates to MRIKEHPILSFPPGEEVRFTFDGKEMSGADGEPIAAALHAAGVRVLRRSPGLGRARGFFCAIGNCSSCLMTVNGVPNVRVCTEPLREGMVVETQTGHGKLPVD; encoded by the coding sequence GTGCGAATTAAGGAACACCCAATACTCAGCTTTCCGCCAGGCGAGGAAGTGAGGTTCACTTTCGACGGAAAGGAGATGTCCGGAGCCGATGGAGAGCCTATAGCCGCCGCTCTCCACGCTGCCGGAGTGAGAGTCCTCCGCCGCAGTCCGGGTCTGGGACGTGCGAGGGGGTTCTTTTGTGCCATCGGGAACTGCTCGTCTTGCTTGATGACTGTGAATGGTGTGCCGAATGTTAGGGTGTGCACTGAGCCGTTGAGGGAAGGTATGGTGGTCGAGACACAAACGGGCCATGGCAAGCTGCCGGTCGATTAG
- the recN gene encoding DNA repair protein RecN, translating to MLIEMEVANYALIDRMRVKLGHGFNVLTGETGAGKSLVIDCLGLALGGRASADSVRVGEESATVEAVFDVSGLSGVENALAEQGIEPEPDGTMVVFREVSRQGRSRCRVNGRIVTQTALAGIGEQLVDIYGQQDYQSLVVPRRHRALLDSFGGAELREALRQYRSLYDEWRAREGELMALRALARERAQRADILSFQAGEIEAARLQPGEDCILAAERTVLANAEKLRQAVDRAYELVYESSSPDSNAAADMLGDALSELDYAARIDPSLASARDAVANMCELAADAGRAMRSYRDSVDFSPDRLCEVEERLAAIARLKRKYGDSLADVMEYGASARAELAGISTADERAFELEAAVEDIAVKLGVAAEKLSRLRATAAVQLERDVSLELTGLSMPSAVFRVAMRGNNAGSPLLLNGAQCCAGPDGIDDVEFMFSANRGEDPRPLAKIASGGEMSRVMLAIKSVLAEADAMPTMVFDEVDQGIGGEASMAVAARLAAIGSVRQVLAVTHLPQIAAVAGIHFKVEKAETGGRTEVRLMQLDPEERVAETARMLGGENPSDLTLAHAREMLTLIPRLEGLNRGLLKS from the coding sequence ATGCTGATCGAAATGGAAGTGGCAAACTACGCCCTCATCGACCGCATGCGGGTGAAGCTCGGGCATGGATTCAACGTGCTTACGGGTGAAACTGGCGCGGGCAAGTCACTGGTCATCGACTGTCTTGGCCTGGCTTTAGGTGGACGGGCCTCAGCCGATTCGGTGCGTGTAGGCGAGGAGTCGGCTACTGTGGAGGCGGTATTCGATGTATCTGGCCTCTCGGGCGTGGAGAATGCCCTTGCAGAGCAGGGCATAGAGCCTGAGCCGGATGGAACCATGGTTGTCTTCAGAGAGGTCTCACGGCAGGGCCGGTCAAGGTGTCGGGTGAATGGCAGAATTGTGACGCAAACTGCCCTCGCAGGTATCGGAGAGCAATTGGTCGACATTTACGGGCAGCAAGATTACCAATCCCTGGTTGTGCCCCGGCGCCACCGGGCGCTTCTCGATTCATTCGGAGGCGCCGAACTCCGGGAGGCACTGAGGCAATATCGGAGCCTCTACGATGAGTGGAGGGCGCGCGAGGGTGAACTCATGGCGCTTCGCGCTCTGGCGAGGGAGAGAGCGCAACGAGCCGACATCCTTTCGTTCCAGGCCGGAGAGATCGAGGCCGCAAGGCTACAGCCAGGCGAGGACTGTATCCTGGCCGCGGAGCGGACCGTTCTGGCCAACGCGGAGAAACTGCGCCAGGCTGTTGATCGCGCATATGAACTGGTGTATGAGTCCTCAAGCCCTGATTCGAACGCTGCCGCAGATATGCTGGGCGACGCACTCTCTGAACTGGACTACGCTGCCAGGATTGATCCTTCTCTCGCATCGGCCCGCGACGCCGTGGCCAACATGTGCGAACTGGCGGCAGATGCTGGCCGCGCCATGAGGTCCTATCGGGATTCGGTGGACTTCAGCCCTGATCGCCTGTGCGAAGTCGAGGAAAGGCTTGCAGCAATCGCCAGGCTGAAGAGGAAGTATGGCGACTCCCTCGCAGATGTTATGGAGTACGGCGCGTCGGCTCGCGCCGAGCTGGCCGGCATCTCCACTGCTGATGAGCGTGCCTTTGAACTGGAGGCGGCAGTCGAGGATATCGCGGTGAAGCTAGGCGTGGCCGCTGAGAAACTATCGCGCCTGAGGGCGACAGCGGCGGTGCAACTGGAGCGGGACGTCTCCCTTGAGCTTACGGGGCTTTCCATGCCCAGTGCGGTTTTCCGCGTGGCGATGCGTGGCAACAATGCCGGATCTCCACTGCTCCTGAATGGAGCGCAGTGCTGTGCAGGGCCTGACGGCATCGATGACGTGGAGTTCATGTTCTCAGCGAACCGTGGAGAGGATCCTAGGCCGCTCGCGAAGATTGCAAGCGGAGGGGAGATGTCCAGGGTGATGCTGGCCATAAAGTCGGTGCTGGCGGAGGCTGATGCCATGCCCACCATGGTCTTTGACGAGGTGGATCAGGGCATCGGAGGAGAGGCCTCCATGGCAGTTGCAGCTAGGCTTGCAGCCATAGGATCAGTCCGACAGGTGCTGGCAGTCACGCATCTGCCCCAGATTGCAGCAGTGGCGGGAATCCATTTCAAAGTGGAGAAGGCCGAGACAGGCGGACGGACCGAGGTCAGGCTGATGCAGCTCGACCCTGAAGAGCGAGTAGCTGAGACAGCCAGAATGCTTGGGGGTGAGAATCCATCAGACCTTACGCTGGCCCACGCTCGTGAGATGCTCACGCTCATTCCGCGATTGGAAGGACTTAATCGAGGTTTGTTGAAGTCATAA
- the argR gene encoding arginine repressor, with amino-acid sequence MKARRHQRILDIVRNRVIQTQEELAAELAQDGIAVTQATVSRDIKELRLIKVPVGNGTYRYSIPAERNVEDINRRIERMFRDVVVNIEDSLNLVVVKTVEGAAQAVAAIIDDLEWAQIVGTLAGDDTIILVIKPVEAAPDIMSRLNRFRKQP; translated from the coding sequence GTGAAAGCAAGGCGACACCAGCGTATCCTTGACATCGTTCGAAATAGGGTCATCCAAACTCAAGAAGAACTCGCGGCTGAGCTGGCACAGGATGGCATAGCGGTGACCCAGGCCACGGTATCCAGGGATATTAAGGAACTCAGGCTCATCAAGGTCCCGGTGGGAAACGGCACCTATCGCTACTCGATCCCGGCTGAGCGAAACGTGGAGGACATCAACCGCAGGATCGAGCGGATGTTCCGCGATGTTGTAGTCAACATCGAGGACAGCCTCAATCTGGTCGTAGTGAAAACGGTGGAGGGCGCAGCTCAGGCTGTCGCTGCGATCATTGACGACTTGGAGTGGGCGCAGATAGTTGGCACCCTCGCAGGCGACGATACCATCATCCTGGTGATCAAACCGGTGGAGGCCGCGCCAGATATAATGTCGAGGCTCAACAGGTTCCGCAAGCAACCCTAG